The Erigeron canadensis isolate Cc75 chromosome 4, C_canadensis_v1, whole genome shotgun sequence genome window below encodes:
- the LOC122598578 gene encoding MLP-like protein 43: MAVSGKMMMYVNIKSRGDELHEIIRFRPNDLALMLPDKVHSCVLLDGEWGAVGSIISWNFTYDEKVEVFKQQIEEVDEANHKIVFKILEARLLEKIYKSFKITFHVEEQAEGRDRKLGAVTFEFEKENSKFPYPTAFMDFLCDVFSLLDDYNTNK; encoded by the exons ATGGCTGTATCTGGAAAGATGATGATGTACGTGAACATCAAATCACGTGGAGATGAGTTACATGAAATCATTAGGTTCAGGCCAAACGACCTAGCTTTGATGTTGCCTGATAAGGTTCATAGCTGTGTTCTGCTTGATGGTGAATGGGGCGCGGTTGGATCCATCATTTCCTGGAACTTTACATACG atgaAAAAGTGGAAGTATTTAAGCAACAAATTGAAGAAGTAGATGAAGCAAACCACAAGATAGTGTTCAAGATACTTGAAGCAAGACTATTGGAAAAGATATACAAGTCCTTCAAGATCACATTTCATGTTGAAGAACAAGCAGAGGGACGTGATAGAAAGTTGGGTGCCGTGACCTTCGAATTTGAGAAAGAGAACTCAAAGTTCCCCTATCCAACTGCTTTCATGGATTTTCTATGTGATGTTTTCAGCCTCCTAGATGACTATAACAccaacaaataa
- the LOC122597781 gene encoding protein C2-DOMAIN ABA-RELATED 10-like, whose protein sequence is MEGVIGILKLSIKKGTNLAVRDRTRGTSDPYVVATLDHQKTKTKAVRDNCNPEWHDVLTMTIKDPKVPIKLTVYDRDTFSEDDNMGVANVDVNPYIECLRMGSDFHDLPDGTKLETVQPNDHNHLVEESDIIWKKDAITQDMLLQLRNVETGQIEVQIEITPVENHHLIL, encoded by the exons ATGGAAGGAGTTATTGGAATTTTGAAGCTAAGTATAAAGAAGGGGACGAATCTTGCGGTTCGTGATAGGACTCGTGGAACAAGCGATCCTTATGTAGTTGCAACCTTGGATCATCAG AAAACAAAGACTAAGGCGGTGAGGGACAATTGCAACCCGGAGTGGCATGATGTTTTGACAATGACCATAAAGGATCCCAAAGTTCCAATCAAACTT ACGGTATATGATAGAGACACATTTAGCGAAGACGATAACATGGGGGTAGCAAATGTGGACGTAAATCCATACATCGAGTGTTTACGAATGGGCTCAGACTTTCACGACCTCCCTGATGGTACCAAACTTGAAACCGTTCAACCTAATGACCATAACCACTTAGTAGAGGAGAGTGATATCATTTGGAAAAAGGACGCCATCACACAAGATATGCTTCTGCAGTTGAGAAACGTAGAAACCGGTCAAATTGAGGTGCAAATTGAGATCACTCCAGTCGAAAATCACCATTTAATCCTCTGA
- the LOC122596694 gene encoding uncharacterized protein At4g22758-like, with the protein MLLTKHRKNQTSKPVGNRFLISITVVGSAGPIRFVVNESEMVDNVIDTSLKSYAREGRLPVLGSNVNDFLLYCPVLGTEALKPWEMIGSFGVRNFMLCKKPKAHNVVVEDDGKPVSVGMTRKSSGSWKAWFNKSLNLKVSSH; encoded by the exons atGTTGTTAACGAAACATAGGAAAAATCAGACATCAAAACCGGTCGGGAACCGGTTTTTGATTAGCATTACGGTTGTGGGCAGCGCGGGTCCTATACGATTTGTAGTAAATGAAAGTGAGATGGTAGATAATGTGATTGATACTTCCCTTAAATCTTATGCTCGTGAAGGCCGTCTTCCTGTCCTTGGCTCTAATGTTAATGATTTTCTTCTCTATTGCCCTGTTCTTGGGACAGAAG CTTTGAAACCATGGGAAATGATTGGATCATTTGGAGTAAGGAATTTCATGTTATGTAAGAAACCGAAAGCGCATAATGTGGTGGTAGAAGACGATGGCAAACCGGTGTCGGTTGGAATGACAAGGAAGAGTTCTGGTAGCTGGAAGGCATGGTTTAATAAATCACTCAATCTGAAAGTATCTTCACATTGA